A stretch of the Bacteroidia bacterium genome encodes the following:
- the glgB gene encoding 1,4-alpha-glucan branching protein GlgB has product MKDTATQKVIPYSLFSDFDIYLFREGKHYRLYEKLGSHLIELNGVKGCYFAVWAPNANRVSVIGDFNYWNGEEHQLYPRLDSSGIWEGFIPHIKKGMIYKYKIYSNYWGQVLEKGDPFALAWEIPPRTASVVWDLEYTWNDGEWMQNRHQYNTLNCPFSVYEVHIGSWKRKYAQGSNDSLSYRELAEELVNYVAEMGYTHVEFMPVMEHPFFGSWGYQCTGYYAPSSRYGTPQDFMYLIDKFHEKNIGVLLDWVPSHFPSDPHGLANFDGTALYEHADPRKGYHPDWNSFIFNYGRNEVRAFLISNAIFWLDKYHADGLRVDAVASMLYLDYSRKAGEWIPNIYGGRENLEAISFLQAMNEQVYTAFPTAMTIAEESTAWGGVSRPVYMNGLGFGMKWMMGWMHDTLLYFSKNPLYRQYHQNTITFSLTYAFSENFMLPLSHDEVVHGKGSLLSRMPGDEWQRFANLRLLYGYMFTHPGTKLLFMGAEIAQPNEWKHDYSVEWHFLQYLPHQGVQKLVKDLNILYKKEKSLYEKAFSPDGFEWIDFQDARNSVISYIRKAEDAKDYVIVVCNFTPVVRLNYRIGVPENTTYVEIFNTDDKSYWGSGVRNEGEIKSENIISHGRHFSVSLTLPPLAMMMLKKKAEPQAQTEPITQKTENNEEITQNT; this is encoded by the coding sequence ATGAAAGATACGGCAACACAAAAAGTTATTCCTTATAGCTTATTCTCTGACTTTGACATTTATCTTTTTAGAGAAGGAAAGCACTATCGTTTATACGAAAAGTTAGGTTCACATCTGATAGAACTCAATGGAGTTAAAGGTTGTTATTTTGCCGTTTGGGCGCCGAATGCTAATCGCGTAAGTGTAATTGGAGATTTTAACTATTGGAACGGAGAAGAGCATCAGCTTTATCCACGTTTAGATAGTTCAGGTATTTGGGAGGGGTTTATTCCTCACATTAAAAAAGGAATGATATATAAATACAAAATTTATTCTAACTATTGGGGGCAGGTCTTAGAAAAAGGAGATCCATTTGCCCTTGCTTGGGAAATACCTCCGCGTACTGCCTCAGTAGTATGGGATTTAGAATATACATGGAACGATGGTGAGTGGATGCAAAATAGACACCAATATAATACCTTGAATTGCCCTTTTTCAGTATATGAAGTTCACATAGGTTCTTGGAAACGCAAATATGCCCAAGGAAGTAATGACTCGTTAAGTTACCGTGAATTAGCCGAGGAGTTAGTAAATTATGTAGCAGAAATGGGCTATACGCACGTAGAATTTATGCCTGTAATGGAGCACCCGTTCTTTGGCTCATGGGGTTATCAATGTACAGGCTATTATGCACCTTCCTCGCGCTATGGTACACCTCAAGACTTTATGTATTTGATAGATAAATTCCACGAAAAAAACATTGGTGTGTTATTAGATTGGGTTCCTTCACATTTCCCAAGTGATCCACACGGATTAGCTAACTTTGATGGTACAGCCCTCTACGAGCATGCAGACCCGCGCAAAGGTTATCACCCTGACTGGAATAGCTTTATTTTTAATTATGGTAGAAATGAAGTACGTGCTTTCTTGATTAGTAATGCTATTTTTTGGTTGGACAAGTACCATGCCGATGGCTTGCGTGTAGATGCCGTAGCCTCTATGCTTTATTTAGACTATTCGCGAAAAGCAGGTGAATGGATACCCAACATTTATGGCGGTAGAGAAAACTTAGAGGCAATTAGTTTCTTGCAAGCTATGAACGAACAAGTTTATACTGCTTTTCCAACAGCCATGACCATTGCTGAGGAATCCACAGCGTGGGGAGGTGTTTCGCGCCCTGTTTACATGAACGGATTAGGCTTTGGCATGAAATGGATGATGGGCTGGATGCATGATACGTTGCTTTATTTCAGCAAAAATCCATTATACAGGCAATACCACCAAAATACTATTACCTTCAGCCTTACTTATGCTTTTTCTGAAAACTTTATGCTTCCTCTTTCGCATGATGAGGTAGTACACGGTAAAGGCTCACTTTTAAGCCGTATGCCTGGAGATGAGTGGCAACGCTTCGCTAATTTACGTTTACTCTATGGTTATATGTTTACGCATCCAGGTACAAAACTTCTCTTCATGGGAGCAGAAATAGCTCAGCCTAATGAATGGAAACATGATTATAGTGTAGAATGGCATTTTCTGCAATACCTGCCTCATCAAGGCGTACAAAAACTTGTCAAAGACCTAAACATACTTTACAAGAAAGAAAAATCACTCTACGAGAAAGCCTTCAGCCCCGATGGCTTTGAATGGATTGATTTCCAAGATGCACGTAATTCCGTTATTTCCTACATACGCAAAGCAGAAGATGCCAAAGATTATGTAATCGTGGTATGTAACTTCACCCCCGTGGTAAGACTTAACTATCGTATTGGTGTTCCTGAGAATACCACATATGTAGAAATCTTTAACACCGACGACAAGAGCTACTGGGGAAGCGGC